A genomic region of Nocardioides plantarum contains the following coding sequences:
- a CDS encoding class I SAM-dependent methyltransferase: protein MHQHRDRCGGRPVTAADDERFERLWEVADQIPGWLTRAQGRLLYDESRRLPVGATMLEIGSHQGRSTVVLGGVARTLDATVIAMDPFVDGRLFGGTPTKDKFLAHLEQAGVTEVVRHVEDYSTQARPGWTEDLDFLYIDGKHDFWTLSDDLRWRSFLPPGATILVHDAYSSIGVTLGILARVLFASDLTYVSREGSMALFRTTRPRLADRWRIVREVPWWLRNVGIKLLLRFRLRPIARLVGHDSPYDPY, encoded by the coding sequence GTGCACCAGCACCGCGACCGCTGCGGCGGACGTCCGGTGACGGCGGCGGACGACGAGCGGTTCGAGCGCCTGTGGGAGGTGGCCGACCAGATCCCCGGCTGGCTCACCCGCGCACAGGGCCGACTCCTCTACGACGAGTCCCGTCGACTCCCCGTCGGGGCCACGATGCTCGAGATCGGCAGCCACCAGGGCCGCTCCACGGTGGTCCTCGGCGGCGTCGCCCGCACGCTCGACGCCACCGTGATCGCCATGGACCCCTTCGTCGACGGGCGACTCTTCGGCGGCACGCCCACCAAGGACAAGTTCCTCGCCCACCTCGAGCAGGCCGGCGTGACCGAGGTCGTCCGACACGTCGAGGACTACTCCACCCAGGCACGACCGGGCTGGACCGAGGACCTCGACTTCCTCTACATCGACGGCAAGCACGACTTCTGGACCCTCAGCGACGACCTGCGCTGGCGCTCGTTCCTCCCGCCGGGCGCGACGATCCTGGTGCACGACGCCTACTCGTCGATCGGCGTGACCCTCGGCATCCTGGCCCGCGTCCTGTTCGCCTCCGACCTGACCTACGTCAGCCGCGAGGGCTCGATGGCGCTGTTCCGCACCACGCGCCCGCGCCTGGCCGACCGGTGGCGCATCGTGCGCGAGGTGCCGTGGTGGCTGCGCAACGTCGGCATCAAGCTCCTGCTGCGCTTCCGGCTGCGACCGATCGCGCGCCTCGTCGGGCACGACTCGCCCTACGACCCGTACTGA
- a CDS encoding alpha-(1->3)-arabinofuranosyltransferase domain-containing protein — protein MPLTWFWFLAMSFLQRLGTTTFDTKFDLTADPGRFLERSLSLWNQNSSFGELQNQAYGYLFPQGGFFLLGEVVGLPDWVVQRLWSGLLLVVAFEGCRRLYRAMSPEASPWAAWFGGLAFAVAPRLLGLAGVLSAEVLPTAVLPWVVLPIVLAQQGRIGPRAGALWSGVAVLCLGGVNAVENLAALPLPLFVVLSTVRRPGGARLARWWAGATAVACAWWMLPLLVLGRFSPPFLDYIETSTAVVQPLGWTNVTRGADHWLSFVYVGGQPWWPGAYTLATAPLLIIVTAVVAALGFYGLTRRDLPLRAPLISSLLVGAVCLTVSRGGVLASPLHDQFQFLLDGPFSMLRNVHKVDPLLRLPLALGLAHAATRLFPKVAAGVSRSGLRTLAASGVVVLLLVAAQPLWSSDLRKPGWTEVPDAWQEATDYLADVDGTGSALVLPGSGFGQQWWGWTIDEPMQGLATTPWATRSQVPLTPGSTIRFLDAIQERISDGQGSPVLADVLARAGVEYVVVRRDLDLYASGAPDPARVDLALQRSPGLSEVASFGRSGFGQQAMITILKVDRDVPQVEAVAMSDVETLAGGPEDVITAMEAGALGPDTPVVMEGEKNWKPTVPDVVGDGYRKRERAFGRLEDAVGQVMTKGESFRSARSANDYPGPEASQRVVASYRGIASVVASSSGGYFDTFGPVRPELGPYAAIDGLDSTYWQSSPLTDPVGQWVEVRFGKQVSYPSVTLTLGVDGVTGVPVREVKVTAGDEVVTRAVDPDVGTVQIPLTGAYDSVRVEVTRTAGAEGVVAVRDISFPGLEVERRLVVPDVGAGAGTTFVLRARPHRRGCVDSGLGTSCGLLANARPSEEESGMVREVTVHQAGSWDFEGTVVARATAAGQRLMEPLRDRTRVRASTTYLSEPGVGPQMAYDDDPATFWAAAAGDPEPTLSLRWGSRRTIDALSVTAPRGTAVAPTGAWISSGSTRRRVDFDVTGRAEFDPIRTRQLRIQFDPPPAGTDAPIGVAELGVDGLDDLRYRLDRDLPTGAICGLGPELEIDGRTYPTAVTGTLGQVIDGTPMPLKSCDGPIRIGAGTHEVKISSTDQFAPSELTLRPDGAAAADRTDAAPTRRTVEVESWTSNARSVDVGPGERSLLLVPENVNDGWVAELDGKRLEAIRVDGWKQGYVLPEGAGGRVTLTYGPNRWYQLALALGGVLALLLLAGAIVATRRERTRVVSWPDPARVVPRWRPRWSAVAVVVALAVGGPALAVGFLAGVLGSRRLVDPPALGAVLIAAAGVAAGLVAFGTDGLPPVACDALAGVGMGLFATALTIGGGSRATAAEQEPIDA, from the coding sequence GTGCCGCTGACCTGGTTCTGGTTCCTGGCGATGTCGTTCCTGCAGCGCCTGGGCACGACGACGTTCGACACCAAGTTCGACCTCACGGCCGACCCTGGCCGTTTCCTGGAGCGCAGCCTGTCTCTGTGGAACCAGAACTCCTCGTTCGGCGAGCTGCAGAACCAGGCCTACGGCTACCTGTTCCCGCAGGGCGGCTTCTTCCTCCTGGGCGAGGTCGTCGGTCTGCCCGACTGGGTCGTCCAGCGGCTGTGGAGCGGGCTGCTGCTCGTCGTGGCGTTCGAGGGGTGCCGTCGTCTCTACCGGGCGATGAGCCCCGAGGCCTCGCCCTGGGCCGCCTGGTTCGGCGGGCTCGCGTTCGCGGTCGCGCCCCGGCTCCTCGGGCTCGCCGGGGTGCTCAGCGCGGAGGTGCTGCCCACCGCGGTGCTGCCGTGGGTGGTGCTCCCGATCGTGCTCGCCCAGCAGGGCCGGATCGGCCCGCGCGCCGGCGCCCTGTGGTCCGGTGTCGCCGTCCTCTGCCTGGGCGGCGTCAACGCCGTCGAGAACCTCGCCGCGCTGCCGCTCCCGCTGTTCGTCGTCCTGTCCACCGTACGCCGGCCGGGCGGCGCCCGACTGGCCCGCTGGTGGGCCGGTGCGACCGCCGTCGCGTGCGCCTGGTGGATGCTGCCGCTGCTGGTGCTCGGCCGGTTCAGCCCGCCGTTCCTCGACTACATCGAGACCTCGACCGCCGTCGTCCAACCGCTCGGCTGGACCAACGTGACGCGCGGCGCCGACCACTGGCTCTCGTTCGTCTACGTCGGCGGGCAGCCGTGGTGGCCCGGGGCCTACACGCTCGCGACCGCGCCCCTGCTCATTATCGTGACCGCGGTGGTCGCGGCCCTGGGGTTCTACGGCCTCACCCGGCGCGACCTGCCGCTGCGCGCCCCGCTGATCTCGAGCCTGCTGGTCGGTGCGGTGTGCCTGACCGTCTCGCGCGGGGGAGTCCTGGCCTCCCCGCTGCACGATCAGTTCCAGTTCCTGCTCGACGGCCCGTTCTCGATGCTGCGCAACGTCCACAAGGTCGACCCGTTGCTGCGCCTGCCCCTGGCGCTCGGCCTCGCCCACGCGGCCACCCGGCTGTTCCCCAAGGTCGCAGCCGGGGTCAGCCGCTCCGGCCTGCGGACCCTGGCGGCCTCGGGCGTCGTCGTGCTGCTGCTGGTGGCGGCCCAGCCACTGTGGAGCAGCGACCTGCGCAAGCCCGGATGGACCGAGGTCCCCGACGCCTGGCAGGAGGCCACCGACTACCTCGCCGACGTCGACGGCACCGGGTCCGCCCTGGTCCTGCCGGGGTCCGGGTTCGGTCAGCAGTGGTGGGGCTGGACGATCGACGAGCCCATGCAGGGGCTCGCGACGACCCCGTGGGCCACGCGCAGCCAGGTCCCGCTCACCCCCGGGAGCACGATCCGGTTCCTCGACGCGATCCAGGAACGGATCTCCGACGGGCAGGGCTCACCGGTCCTGGCCGACGTGCTCGCCCGGGCCGGCGTCGAGTACGTCGTGGTCCGCCGCGACCTCGACCTCTACGCCAGCGGCGCCCCCGACCCGGCCCGCGTCGACCTCGCGCTCCAGCGCAGCCCCGGCCTGAGCGAGGTCGCGTCCTTCGGCCGATCGGGCTTCGGTCAGCAGGCGATGATCACGATCCTGAAGGTCGATCGTGACGTGCCGCAGGTCGAGGCGGTCGCGATGTCCGACGTCGAGACCCTGGCCGGTGGGCCGGAGGACGTGATCACCGCGATGGAGGCGGGGGCGCTGGGCCCCGACACCCCGGTCGTGATGGAGGGCGAGAAGAACTGGAAGCCCACGGTGCCCGACGTCGTGGGCGACGGCTACCGCAAGCGCGAGCGGGCCTTCGGCCGGCTCGAGGACGCCGTCGGCCAGGTCATGACGAAGGGCGAGAGCTTCCGGTCGGCGCGCAGCGCCAACGACTACCCGGGGCCCGAGGCCAGCCAGCGGGTCGTGGCGAGCTATCGGGGCATCGCCTCCGTGGTCGCCTCGTCCTCGGGGGGCTACTTCGACACCTTCGGCCCGGTGCGGCCCGAGCTCGGCCCGTACGCCGCGATCGACGGTCTCGACTCGACCTACTGGCAGTCCTCGCCGCTGACCGATCCCGTCGGGCAGTGGGTGGAGGTCCGCTTCGGCAAGCAGGTGTCCTACCCGAGCGTCACGCTCACCCTCGGCGTCGACGGCGTCACCGGGGTGCCCGTGCGCGAGGTCAAGGTGACCGCGGGCGACGAGGTGGTCACCCGCGCCGTCGATCCCGACGTGGGCACCGTGCAGATCCCGCTGACCGGCGCCTACGACTCGGTCCGGGTCGAGGTGACCAGGACCGCCGGCGCCGAGGGGGTCGTCGCCGTACGCGACATCTCCTTCCCCGGGCTCGAGGTCGAGCGCCGGCTGGTCGTCCCCGACGTCGGCGCCGGCGCCGGCACCACCTTCGTGCTGCGCGCGCGACCCCACCGGCGCGGCTGCGTCGACAGCGGGCTCGGCACCAGCTGCGGCCTGCTGGCCAACGCTCGGCCCTCCGAGGAGGAGTCCGGGATGGTGCGGGAGGTCACCGTGCACCAGGCCGGGTCGTGGGACTTCGAGGGCACGGTCGTGGCACGGGCGACGGCCGCCGGACAGCGGCTGATGGAGCCGCTGCGTGACCGGACCCGGGTGCGGGCCTCGACCACCTACCTCAGCGAGCCGGGCGTCGGCCCGCAGATGGCCTACGACGACGACCCGGCCACGTTCTGGGCTGCTGCGGCCGGCGATCCGGAGCCGACGCTGTCCCTGCGCTGGGGGTCGCGCCGCACGATCGACGCGCTGAGCGTGACCGCGCCGCGGGGCACCGCGGTCGCCCCGACCGGCGCCTGGATCTCGTCGGGGTCGACCCGACGCCGGGTCGACTTCGACGTCACCGGCCGCGCCGAGTTCGACCCGATCAGGACCCGCCAGCTCCGCATCCAGTTCGACCCGCCGCCTGCGGGCACCGATGCCCCCATCGGGGTCGCCGAGCTCGGGGTCGACGGTCTCGACGACCTGCGCTACCGGCTCGATCGCGACCTGCCCACCGGGGCGATCTGCGGCCTGGGACCCGAGCTCGAGATCGACGGGCGGACGTATCCCACGGCGGTGACCGGCACGCTCGGGCAGGTGATCGACGGGACCCCCATGCCGTTGAAGTCCTGCGACGGGCCGATCCGGATCGGCGCCGGCACCCACGAGGTCAAGATCAGCTCCACCGACCAGTTCGCCCCCAGCGAGCTCACCCTGCGCCCGGACGGCGCCGCTGCAGCCGACAGGACCGATGCGGCACCGACCCGGCGTACGGTCGAGGTCGAGAGCTGGACCTCCAACGCGCGCAGCGTCGACGTCGGTCCGGGGGAGAGGTCGCTCCTGCTGGTGCCCGAGAACGTCAACGACGGGTGGGTCGCCGAGCTCGACGGCAAGCGGCTCGAGGCCATCCGGGTCGACGGGTGGAAGCAGGGCTACGTGCTGCCCGAGGGCGCCGGGGGCCGGGTCACCCTGACCTACGGCCCCAACCGCTGGTACCAGCTGGCGCTCGCCCTCGGCGGGGTGCTCGCCCTCCTGCTGCTGGCCGGCGCGATCGTGGCCACGCGCCGCGAACGCACCCGGGTCGTGTCGTGGCCCGACCCCGCACGCGTCGTCCCCCGGTGGCGACCCCGCTGGAGCGCGGTGGCCGTGGTGGTCGCCCTGGCCGTCGGTGGGCCCGCCCTCGCCGTCGGCTTCCTGGCCGGGGTCCTCGGGTCGCGCCGCCTGGTCGACCCGCCCGCGCTCGGTGCGGTCCTGATCGCCGCGGCGGGGGTCGCCGCGGGCCTGGTGGCGTTCGGCACCGACGGGCTTCCCCCCGTGGCGTGCGACGCCCTGGCCGGGGTGGGCATGGGCCTGTTCGCCACCGCACTGACCATCGGTGGCGGCTCCCGCGCCACCGCAGCCGAGCAGGAGCCGATCGATGCCTGA